The window TTTAGGTCTGCTACTTCTTCCTTATTAGCATCAAAAATATCTAAATATGTAAAGACAACATTTCCTTCTACTTGTCCCGGGTCTTCTACCCTAATATGATTAGGGTCTGTGTACATCTTCATAATTTTTGCTTTTATTTCTTCTGGTGAGTCAGCCAAATAAATTCCGTTGTTTAATGATTTACTCATTTTACCATTACCATCTATACCCATAAGACGCCCCTGATTTTTAGGTGGTAAAACTATTTCTGGCAAGACTAAAACTTCTTTATTATAAATTCTGTTAAAATCTCTAACTATTTCTCGAGTTTGCTCCAACATTGGTTTTTGGTCTTCACCTACTGGAACGTGTGTTGCACCAAAAGCTGTAATGTCAGCAGCCTGACTAATTGGATAAGTTAAAAAACCAGTTGGTACACTTTCACCAAAATTTTTGCTACTCAGTTCCTGTTTTACCGTTGGATTACGTTGCAATCTAGCTAGGCTAACTAAATTCATGTAGTACATTGTCAGCTCTGCTAGTTGAGGTATTTGTGATTGAATAAAAATTGTTGTTTTGCTTGGGTCAATTCCAACTGCTAAATAATCCAAGGCTACTTCGGTAACATTTTCTATAATTTTTTTAGGATTATCTGCATTGTCTGTCAGTGCCTGTTGGTCTGCTATCATTATAAACATTTCCGTATATTTTTCAGCCTGAAGTTTTACTCTGTTTTGAAGAGAACCAACATAATGACCCAAATGTAATTTTCCTGTCGGTCTATCTCCTGTAAGTATAATTTTTTTAGTCATAACATAACTCCTTAGTTTACTCTAAAATAATTATAGCACATCATATTATTTTTTAAAATATACTTTTATAAATTATGAAAATGGTTGAAAATACTTGACAATATGTTACAATTAATACATATATTTTTTTACATAAAAATTTAAAAGGAGTTGCACTATGATAAATATAAAAAATCTTACGAAAAAATATAGCGAAAAAATCGCCTTAGACAGTTTGAATTTAGAAATAAATGACGGAGAAATTTTTGGTTTAATAGGACACAACGGAGCAGGAAAAAGTACAACAATAAAATCATTAGTTAGTGTTATCGAACCAACTTCTGGAGAAATTTATTTTGCTAATAAAAATTTAAAAAATGAACGCCTTGAATGT of the Gemella sp. zg-570 genome contains:
- the trpS gene encoding tryptophan--tRNA ligase; this encodes MTKKIILTGDRPTGKLHLGHYVGSLQNRVKLQAEKYTEMFIMIADQQALTDNADNPKKIIENVTEVALDYLAVGIDPSKTTIFIQSQIPQLAELTMYYMNLVSLARLQRNPTVKQELSSKNFGESVPTGFLTYPISQAADITAFGATHVPVGEDQKPMLEQTREIVRDFNRIYNKEVLVLPEIVLPPKNQGRLMGIDGNGKMSKSLNNGIYLADSPEEIKAKIMKMYTDPNHIRVEDPGQVEGNVVFTYLDIFDANKEEVADLKEDYTRGGLGDVKLKLRLNDIMQDLLAPIRKRREEFAKDRDLVYKMLQEASQKAEKIAAKTLEEVKDAMGINYFK